A stretch of Brassica rapa cultivar Chiifu-401-42 chromosome A08, CAAS_Brap_v3.01, whole genome shotgun sequence DNA encodes these proteins:
- the LOC103836326 gene encoding germin-like protein subfamily 2 member 1 — MASPTSFLSIFLCLVAFLFITVSADPDMLQDLCVADLSSGIKVNGFPCKDAANVSSLDFFSQGIANPGLTNNTFGALVTGANVMTIPGLNTLGVSLARIDYAPGGLNPPHTHPRATEVVYVLEGTLDVGFLTTANRLISQSLKKGDVFAFPRGLVHFQKNNGRVPAAVIAAFNSQLPGTQSLGATLFGSTPPVPDEILSQAFQTTPRIVRNIKSRFQPKK; from the exons ATGGCTTCACCAACTTCATTCCTCTCCATCTTCCTCTGCCTCGTCGCCTTCCTCTTCATTACAGTCTCCGCAGATCCCGACATGCTCCAAGACCTCTGCGTCGCTGATCTCTCCTCTG GAATCAAAGTCAACGGCTTCCCTTGCAAAGACGCAGCCAACGTCTCATCACTCGATTTCTTCTCACAAGGAATAGCAAACCCAGGTCTCACCAACAACACATTCGGAGCTTTGGTCACAGGCGCCAACGTCATGACCATCCCAGGTCTTAACACGCTCGGCGTCTCCCTCGCTCGCATCGACTACGCGCCAGGCGGCTTAAACCCGCCTCACACTCACCCCCGCGCCACCGAAGTCGTCTACGTCCTCGAAGGAACACTCGACGTCGGGTTTCTCACGACTGCCAACAGGCTCATCTCTCAGTCTCTCAAGAAAGGTGACGTCTTCGCTTTCCCCAGAGGACTTGTTCATTTCCAGAAGAACAACGGTCGTGTCCCTGCGGCTGTTATCGCTGCTTTTAATAGTCAGCTTCCTGGAACTCAATCTCTCGGTGCTACTCTGTTCGGTTCTACGCCTCCTGTTCCTGATGAGATCTTGTCTCAAGCGTTTCAGACAACTCCGAGAATTGTTAGAAACATTAAAAGCAGGTTCCAGCCCAAGAAATGA